Proteins found in one Anopheles aquasalis chromosome 3, idAnoAquaMG_Q_19, whole genome shotgun sequence genomic segment:
- the LOC126574371 gene encoding troponin C, isoallergen Bla g 6.0101-like: MQKAELSKDQVRVLKEAFIAFDIEKKGSISLEVVGEILELLGYALSEEELQEVIEEYDVDESGLIEFEEFIELASNYVEPEEDYDVLRAELREVFMLYDKDGKGFIPVDAFKGILRELDGAVPETELDDIVDEIDADGSGTVDFEEFMEVMTGPRDE; the protein is encoded by the exons ATGCAGAAGGCAGAGCtgagcaaggatcaagtgagGG TCCTGAAGGAAGCTTTCATTGCCTTTGATATCGAAAAGAAGGGCAGCATCTCGTTGGAGGTCGTCGGTGAGATCCTCGAGCTTCTTGGCTACGCCCTCTCCGAAGAAGAGCTTCAGGAGGTCATCGAAGAATACGATGTCGATGAATCTGGATTGATAGAGTTTGAGGAGTTCATCGAGCTG GCTTCGAATTATGTTGAGCCGGAGGAAGATTACGACGTGCTGCGTGCCGAACTACGTGAAGTGTTCATGTTGTACGACAAAGACG GCAAAGGCTTCATTCCTGTGGATGCGTTCAAAGGAATTTTGCGCGAACTGGACGGTGCGGTCCCGGAAACTGAGCTAGACGACATCGTAGATGAGATTGATGCCGATGGATCGGGAACGGTTGACTTCGAGG AGTTTATGGAGGTTATGACAG